In Synechococcus sp. HK05, a genomic segment contains:
- the nblS gene encoding two-component system sensor histidine kinase NblS, whose amino-acid sequence MSWWQRLARWWAEFSLQTKLLAAATLVVSLVMAGICFFALNGIQADVRMSDTRFARDLGLLLSANVTPLVAEGNDRELAAVAERFWKSSRSLRYIFFADPDGVIYLGIPISGSSGGSELLLSRRLELPADLARRPQNPLIRQHLSPDGQVTDVFVPLVAGDRYLGVLALGINPNEAALASAALSREVTVAVFISIWVLVILGAVFNALTITQPVKELLRGVRSIASGDFEARIALPVGGELGELLEGFNDMASQLEAYNEANIEELTAAQVKQQSLIATMADGALLLDAEGRVVLVNPTARRLFRWEGRKLEGALVGQELPDVLAMELQTPLETLLSGERDSSDVRCSFGEPARTLRIVLQSVRDVSGESLKGIAVTVQDLTREVELNAAQSRFISNVSHELRTPLFNIKSYVETLHDLGDQLSEEDRKEFLAIANAETDRLTRLVNDVLDLSRLESDRTWSMEPVELRPAMEQTLRNYRLNAQDKGVELSLEVDEQLPRVRGNWDLLLQVFDNLVGNGLKFTASGGRLMLRAYPWPDTCLIDPSTEATGDSPTCALTAPLPRLRVEIADTGSGISREDQQRIFERFYRVENAVHTEVGTGLGLSIVRGILEKHGTQVRMVSELGVGTTFWFDLPLEQADDSELRIEAERASRSLELI is encoded by the coding sequence ATGAGCTGGTGGCAGCGGCTGGCCCGCTGGTGGGCTGAATTCAGCCTGCAAACCAAGCTGCTCGCTGCGGCCACCTTGGTGGTGAGCCTGGTGATGGCGGGCATCTGCTTTTTTGCCCTCAATGGCATTCAGGCGGATGTGCGCATGAGCGACACCCGCTTCGCCCGCGATCTGGGCCTGCTGCTGTCTGCCAACGTGACCCCCCTGGTGGCGGAAGGCAACGACCGCGAACTGGCGGCGGTGGCCGAACGCTTCTGGAAATCGAGCCGGAGCCTTCGCTACATCTTTTTCGCCGATCCCGACGGGGTGATCTACCTCGGGATCCCGATCAGCGGCAGCAGCGGCGGCAGTGAACTGCTGCTCAGCCGCCGGCTAGAGCTACCGGCCGATCTGGCCCGCCGTCCCCAGAACCCCCTGATCCGCCAGCACCTCAGCCCGGATGGACAGGTGACGGATGTGTTCGTGCCGCTGGTGGCCGGCGATCGCTACCTGGGCGTGCTGGCCCTGGGCATCAACCCCAACGAGGCCGCCCTGGCCAGCGCCGCCCTCAGCCGTGAGGTAACGGTGGCGGTATTCATCTCGATCTGGGTGCTGGTGATCCTGGGGGCGGTGTTCAACGCCCTCACCATCACCCAACCGGTGAAGGAGCTGCTTCGGGGTGTGCGCTCCATCGCCAGCGGCGATTTCGAAGCCCGCATCGCCCTGCCGGTGGGCGGTGAACTCGGCGAACTCCTGGAAGGCTTCAACGACATGGCCTCCCAGCTCGAGGCTTACAACGAAGCGAACATCGAAGAGCTCACCGCCGCCCAGGTGAAGCAGCAATCGCTGATCGCCACCATGGCCGATGGCGCCCTGCTGCTCGATGCCGAAGGCCGGGTGGTGCTGGTGAATCCCACCGCCCGCCGGCTGTTCCGCTGGGAAGGCCGCAAGCTGGAAGGGGCGCTGGTGGGGCAGGAACTGCCGGATGTGCTGGCCATGGAACTGCAAACGCCCCTGGAAACGCTGCTGAGCGGGGAGCGCGACAGCAGCGATGTGCGCTGCAGCTTTGGCGAACCAGCCCGCACCTTGCGCATCGTGCTGCAGTCGGTGCGGGATGTGAGTGGCGAGAGCCTCAAAGGCATCGCCGTCACGGTGCAAGACCTCACCCGCGAGGTGGAGCTGAATGCAGCCCAGAGCCGTTTCATCAGCAATGTGTCGCACGAACTGCGCACGCCACTGTTCAACATCAAGAGCTACGTGGAAACCCTCCACGACCTCGGCGATCAACTGAGCGAAGAAGACCGCAAGGAGTTCCTCGCGATTGCCAACGCCGAAACCGATCGCCTCACCCGCTTGGTGAACGATGTGCTCGATCTCTCCCGGCTGGAGAGCGATCGCACCTGGAGCATGGAGCCTGTGGAGCTGCGTCCGGCCATGGAACAAACCCTGCGCAACTACCGCCTCAATGCTCAGGACAAGGGAGTGGAGCTCTCGCTGGAGGTAGACGAGCAGCTGCCGCGGGTACGGGGCAACTGGGATCTGTTGCTGCAGGTGTTCGACAACCTGGTGGGCAATGGCCTCAAGTTCACCGCCAGCGGCGGACGCTTGATGCTGCGGGCCTACCCCTGGCCCGACACCTGCCTGATCGACCCCAGCACCGAAGCCACGGGTGACAGCCCCACCTGCGCACTCACGGCACCGCTGCCACGCCTACGGGTGGAAATTGCTGACACCGGATCCGGGATTTCCCGCGAAGACCAGCAGCGCATCTTTGAGCGCTTCTACCGGGTGGAGAATGCCGTGCACACGGAAGTGGGCACGGGCCTCGGTCTGTCGATCGTGCGCGGCATCCTCGAGAAGCACGGCACCCAGGTGCGCATGGTGAGCGAGCTGGGGGTAGGCACCACTTTCTGGTTCGATCTGCCCCTGGAGCAGGCCGACGACAGCGAGCTGCGCATCGAGGCCGAGCGTGCCAGCCGCAGCCTGGAGCTGATCTAG
- the purD gene encoding phosphoribosylamine--glycine ligase, with protein sequence MSTATPGVSPAHVLVVGGGGRENALAWALNRSHGVKQVWVSPGNGGTQELEGCQQLSIAEHDHDGLLAACREHGVELVVVGPEAPLAAGLADKLRAAGFPVFGPGADGAQLEASKQWAKALMVEAGVPTAGYWKANSREEALAALEAQDKPLVVKADGLAAGKGVTVAETLEEARSAIEEIFEGRFGAGASLVLEERTHGPEVSVFALTDGERMVLLPPAQDHKRIGEGDTGPNTGGMGAYAPAPLLDAAGLEQVRQLVLEPTLAALNSRGIRYQGVIYAGLMLTEHGPSVIEFNCRFGDPECETLMPLLGPELAAVLLACANGSLDQAPALSIAPLCSACVIAAAQGYPGEIRKGDAITTTLQPANDLQLFHAGTQRQADGRCLSSGGRVLAVVAQADTFDNAFERAYTGLAQVQFEGMTFRRDIGHQVRSR encoded by the coding sequence ATGAGCACTGCCACCCCCGGAGTGAGCCCTGCCCACGTGCTCGTGGTGGGTGGTGGTGGCCGCGAGAACGCCCTGGCCTGGGCCCTGAACCGCAGCCACGGCGTGAAGCAGGTGTGGGTGAGCCCCGGCAATGGCGGCACCCAGGAGCTGGAGGGGTGCCAGCAGCTCAGCATCGCTGAACACGACCACGACGGCCTGCTGGCGGCCTGCCGGGAGCACGGCGTGGAGCTGGTGGTGGTGGGTCCGGAGGCTCCCTTGGCCGCAGGCCTGGCCGACAAGCTTCGCGCCGCCGGCTTCCCCGTGTTTGGCCCCGGCGCTGACGGCGCTCAGCTGGAGGCCAGCAAACAGTGGGCCAAGGCGCTGATGGTGGAGGCCGGAGTGCCCACGGCCGGCTACTGGAAGGCCAACAGCCGCGAGGAGGCCCTGGCCGCCCTGGAAGCCCAGGACAAGCCGCTGGTGGTGAAAGCCGATGGTCTGGCGGCCGGCAAGGGCGTCACCGTGGCCGAAACGCTTGAGGAAGCCCGCAGCGCCATTGAGGAGATCTTCGAAGGCCGCTTCGGCGCCGGCGCTTCGCTGGTGCTCGAGGAGCGCACCCACGGTCCCGAGGTGTCGGTGTTCGCCCTTACCGATGGCGAGCGCATGGTGCTGCTGCCCCCCGCCCAGGACCACAAGCGCATCGGCGAAGGCGACACCGGACCCAACACCGGCGGCATGGGTGCCTATGCACCGGCACCGCTGCTCGATGCCGCGGGGCTCGAGCAGGTGCGCCAGCTGGTGCTGGAGCCCACCCTGGCGGCCTTGAACAGCCGCGGCATCCGCTACCAGGGGGTGATCTATGCGGGCCTGATGCTCACCGAACACGGCCCCAGCGTGATCGAGTTCAACTGCCGTTTCGGCGATCCGGAATGCGAAACGCTGATGCCCCTGCTGGGGCCTGAATTGGCGGCCGTGCTGCTGGCCTGTGCCAACGGCAGCCTGGATCAGGCTCCGGCCCTAAGCATCGCCCCCCTGTGCAGCGCCTGCGTGATCGCCGCCGCCCAGGGTTACCCGGGCGAGATCCGCAAGGGCGATGCGATCACCACCACGCTCCAACCCGCCAACGATCTGCAGCTGTTCCATGCCGGCACCCAGCGCCAGGCCGATGGCCGCTGCCTCAGCAGCGGTGGGCGCGTGCTGGCGGTGGTGGCCCAGGCCGACACCTTTGACAACGCCTTCGAGCGGGCTTACACCGGCCTGGCTCAGGTGCAGTTCGAGGGGATGACCTTCCGCCGCGACATTGGCCATCAGGTGCGCAGCCGATGA
- the purC gene encoding phosphoribosylaminoimidazolesuccinocarboxamide synthase, with translation MTSYSLGSLLYEGKAKRVFATDQADLVAVEYKDDATAFNALKKAQLAGKGELNCQISARLFELLEREGIPTHYLALQEPNWMLVRPVQIVPVEVVVRNTAFGSLCKQMPIEPGTPLDPPLLDLYYKDDAFGDPLLTDARLERLGLLTPAQRQELERLAMAVNSCLRQFFAGIALQLVDFKIELGFTTDGALVVADEISPDTCRLWDLQVSDASDRILDKDRFRQDLGGVVEAYGEVLKRVQGACPSPRSGK, from the coding sequence ATGACCAGCTACAGCCTTGGATCGCTGCTCTATGAGGGCAAGGCCAAGCGGGTGTTCGCCACCGATCAGGCCGATCTGGTGGCGGTGGAATACAAAGACGACGCCACGGCCTTCAACGCCCTGAAAAAAGCCCAGTTGGCGGGCAAGGGCGAGCTCAATTGTCAGATCTCGGCGCGGTTGTTTGAGCTGCTAGAGCGCGAAGGCATCCCCACCCACTACCTGGCGCTGCAGGAGCCCAACTGGATGCTGGTGCGTCCGGTGCAGATCGTGCCGGTGGAGGTGGTGGTGCGGAACACGGCCTTCGGCTCTCTGTGCAAGCAGATGCCAATAGAGCCGGGCACACCCCTCGATCCTCCCCTGCTCGACCTCTATTACAAGGACGACGCCTTCGGGGATCCTCTGCTCACCGATGCCCGTTTGGAGCGGTTGGGGTTGCTGACACCGGCCCAGCGCCAGGAGCTGGAGCGCCTGGCCATGGCCGTGAACAGCTGCCTGCGCCAGTTCTTCGCCGGGATCGCTCTGCAGCTGGTGGATTTCAAGATCGAGCTGGGGTTCACCACCGATGGAGCCCTGGTTGTGGCCGATGAGATCAGCCCCGACACCTGCCGGCTCTGGGATCTGCAGGTGAGTGATGCCAGCGATCGCATCCTCGATAAAGACCGCTTCCGCCAGGACCTCGGCGGTGTGGTGGAGGCCTACGGGGAGGTTCTCAAACGGGTCCAAGGCGCCTGTCCTTCACCCCGTTCGGGCAAGTAA
- a CDS encoding BamA/TamA family outer membrane protein, which translates to MVATPHGLSRALRLRGSLGLAAILLAGAPALAQEQEAAPSATPEASPPAESIAPPAKPEPKVLISEVVVKGIEGHPEQERLEIAVYDAMATRPGTQVTRSELQNDLSAIYASGWFSDVRIQPVDGPLGVQLVVTVVPNPVLTEVELEGIGPKTKMPPSLIPDIFAADYGKTLNLNTLQARIGELQKWYADQGYSLARVSGPTRVSPEGVVLLQVREGTVAGVEVQFLNKEGEATNDKGQPIRGKTKPWVVTREVSIKPGDTFNRRQLEDDIKRLYGTGLFGDVKVTLRPVAGNPGEVTIVLGIVEQSTGSLSGGLGYSQAQGVFGQVQLQDSNLRGRAWDLAVNFTYGQFGGLGDVSFTDPWIKGDKYRTAFRARVFFSREVPQIFQSQDNGTINTVSDVSNGFFKAPANATAYNINSKNNPTGTSFGSISKAEKADPGLNWFDLDNNSIAIQRIGGNVQFVRPLNGGNPFKRAVWNVVVGFSGQEVTPLNFGGESMPYGVSTNGLRKGRAQVKDVICIAFNCASKNQLVGVRVAATMNNLNDPRNPTSGNFLSLGTEQFISIGEDSPTFNRLRASYTYYIPVNWLKFYKGCRPKPGQKEDCKQALAFQVTAGTNVGQLPTYEAFCLGGSNSVRGYFDCDLGVGKSFGEATIEYRFPIFSIISGEVFLDGGTSFGSQANVPGNPGELLLKPGQGFSVGTGLIVTTPVGPLRLEVASRDFTGQWRFNLGVGWKF; encoded by the coding sequence ATGGTCGCCACCCCTCACGGTTTGAGCCGCGCGCTGCGCCTTCGTGGCTCCCTCGGGTTGGCCGCCATCCTGCTGGCTGGTGCTCCGGCCCTGGCCCAGGAGCAGGAGGCCGCACCATCAGCCACGCCTGAGGCGAGTCCGCCGGCGGAGAGCATCGCTCCGCCGGCCAAGCCTGAGCCGAAGGTGCTGATCAGCGAGGTGGTGGTCAAGGGCATCGAGGGCCACCCCGAGCAGGAGCGCCTCGAGATTGCCGTGTACGACGCCATGGCGACCCGGCCTGGCACCCAGGTGACCCGCAGCGAGCTGCAGAACGATCTCTCGGCGATTTACGCCAGCGGCTGGTTCTCCGATGTGCGCATCCAGCCGGTGGATGGCCCGTTGGGGGTGCAGTTGGTGGTGACGGTGGTGCCCAACCCGGTGCTCACCGAGGTGGAGCTCGAGGGCATCGGGCCGAAAACGAAGATGCCCCCCTCCCTGATCCCGGACATCTTCGCGGCCGATTACGGCAAGACCCTCAACCTCAACACCCTGCAGGCCCGCATCGGTGAGCTTCAGAAGTGGTATGCCGATCAGGGCTATTCCCTGGCTCGGGTGAGTGGTCCCACCCGGGTGAGCCCGGAAGGTGTGGTGTTGCTGCAGGTGCGCGAGGGCACCGTGGCCGGCGTGGAGGTGCAGTTCCTCAACAAGGAGGGCGAAGCCACCAACGACAAGGGCCAGCCCATTCGCGGCAAAACCAAGCCCTGGGTGGTGACCCGTGAGGTGTCGATCAAGCCCGGCGATACCTTCAATCGCCGCCAGCTCGAAGACGACATCAAGCGCCTCTACGGCACTGGCCTGTTCGGCGACGTGAAGGTGACCCTGCGCCCTGTGGCAGGGAACCCCGGCGAAGTGACCATCGTGCTCGGCATTGTCGAGCAGTCAACTGGTTCTCTCTCTGGTGGATTGGGTTACAGCCAGGCTCAGGGCGTTTTTGGTCAGGTGCAACTGCAGGACAGCAATCTGCGAGGGCGAGCTTGGGATCTGGCAGTGAACTTCACTTATGGTCAGTTTGGTGGGCTTGGGGACGTTTCTTTTACAGACCCCTGGATCAAAGGCGATAAGTACCGAACAGCCTTCAGGGCGCGAGTCTTCTTTAGCAGAGAGGTGCCTCAGATATTCCAAAGTCAAGATAATGGAACTATTAATACCGTCTCTGATGTTTCGAATGGATTCTTTAAGGCTCCTGCCAACGCAACTGCTTATAATATAAATAGCAAAAATAATCCTACGGGCACGTCGTTTGGATCAATTTCCAAGGCTGAAAAGGCTGATCCGGGTCTTAACTGGTTTGACCTTGACAACAATTCAATCGCTATTCAGCGTATCGGGGGTAACGTTCAGTTTGTGCGGCCTTTGAACGGCGGTAACCCGTTCAAGCGAGCTGTTTGGAATGTTGTTGTTGGATTTAGTGGTCAAGAAGTGACGCCATTGAACTTCGGTGGCGAGTCGATGCCTTATGGGGTCAGTACCAATGGGCTTCGTAAGGGAAGAGCTCAGGTTAAAGACGTTATCTGTATCGCTTTTAACTGCGCTTCTAAGAATCAGCTTGTCGGGGTTCGCGTGGCCGCTACGATGAACAACCTTAACGATCCTCGCAATCCAACGTCTGGTAATTTTCTCAGTCTTGGTACAGAGCAGTTTATCTCGATTGGAGAGGATTCTCCTACATTTAATCGTCTTCGCGCGAGCTACACATATTACATCCCTGTAAACTGGTTGAAATTCTACAAAGGCTGTCGGCCGAAGCCCGGGCAAAAAGAAGACTGCAAGCAGGCTTTGGCTTTTCAGGTGACCGCTGGAACAAACGTCGGACAGTTGCCGACGTACGAAGCTTTCTGTCTTGGGGGATCTAACTCGGTTCGTGGTTACTTTGATTGTGATCTGGGTGTAGGAAAGAGCTTTGGCGAGGCAACAATTGAATATCGTTTCCCGATTTTCAGTATTATCAGTGGCGAGGTTTTTCTTGACGGAGGTACTAGTTTTGGTAGCCAGGCCAATGTTCCGGGTAATCCAGGAGAGCTGTTGCTAAAGCCTGGTCAGGGCTTCTCGGTGGGTACGGGTCTGATCGTGACCACTCCTGTGGGTCCGCTGCGTTTGGAAGTGGCGAGCCGGGATTTCACCGGTCAGTGGCGTTTCAACCTCGGTGTGGGTTGGAAGTTCTGA
- the lpxC gene encoding UDP-3-O-acyl-N-acetylglucosamine deacetylase produces MSIWPSDYSQAWTLAAAVERSGVGLHSGATARLRLEPFEQPGYWVAWLDDPSAPPQRLHPEQVCETQLCTALQLDQRRLATVEHLLAALAGVGITSALLLVDGPEIPLMDGSAQPWVEAIAEVGLKPLAARAQAPVLAAPITLQQGQSFATALPSECLRVAAAIEFPQAAIGRQLYSLELTPQAFVQEIAPARTFGFKHQVEQLLAAGLIKGGALDNALVCDGDGWVNPPLRFADEPVRHKLLDLLGDLALAGLPQAQVFAFRGSHGLHTALAAALVSSN; encoded by the coding sequence GTGAGCATCTGGCCCAGCGATTACTCCCAGGCCTGGACCCTGGCAGCAGCGGTGGAGCGCTCCGGCGTGGGGCTCCACAGCGGGGCTACCGCGCGGCTGCGGTTGGAGCCGTTTGAGCAGCCGGGCTATTGGGTGGCCTGGCTCGATGACCCCAGTGCTCCCCCCCAGCGCCTGCATCCCGAGCAGGTGTGCGAAACCCAGCTCTGCACGGCTCTGCAGCTTGATCAGCGGCGCCTCGCCACCGTGGAGCACCTCCTGGCGGCCCTGGCTGGGGTGGGCATCACCTCAGCGCTGCTGCTGGTGGATGGCCCTGAAATTCCTCTGATGGATGGCTCAGCCCAGCCTTGGGTGGAGGCGATTGCCGAAGTGGGCCTCAAGCCTCTGGCTGCACGCGCTCAGGCGCCGGTGCTGGCTGCCCCCATCACTCTGCAGCAGGGCCAGAGCTTCGCCACGGCCCTTCCCTCGGAGTGCTTGCGGGTGGCCGCAGCAATTGAGTTTCCCCAGGCCGCCATCGGGCGCCAGCTCTACAGCTTGGAGCTCACACCCCAGGCGTTTGTGCAGGAGATTGCACCGGCGCGCACCTTTGGCTTCAAGCACCAGGTGGAGCAGCTTCTGGCGGCGGGCCTGATCAAAGGCGGCGCCCTTGATAACGCCTTGGTATGTGATGGCGACGGCTGGGTGAACCCGCCCCTGCGCTTTGCCGATGAACCGGTGCGCCATAAGCTCCTTGACCTGTTGGGGGATCTCGCCTTAGCGGGGCTGCCCCAGGCCCAGGTGTTCGCCTTCCGCGGCTCCCACGGGTTGCACACGGCCCTGGCGGCCGCCCTGGTTTCTTCGAACTGA
- the fabZ gene encoding 3-hydroxyacyl-ACP dehydratase FabZ: MTATPSATAPVLTSEQIQGLLPHRYPFALVDRVIEHEPGKRAVAIKNVTFNEPQFQGHFPGRPLMPGVLIVEAMAQVGGLIVTQMPDLPKGLFVFAGIDGVRFRRPVVPGDQLVISCELLSLKRQRFGKVKAEAKVDGELVCAGELMFSLVD, encoded by the coding sequence TTGACTGCTACCCCCTCAGCAACGGCACCGGTGCTCACCAGTGAGCAGATCCAGGGTTTGCTGCCCCATCGCTATCCCTTCGCGCTGGTGGATCGGGTGATTGAGCATGAGCCGGGCAAGCGGGCTGTGGCGATCAAGAACGTGACCTTCAACGAGCCTCAATTTCAGGGGCATTTCCCGGGGCGGCCGTTGATGCCCGGTGTGCTGATTGTGGAAGCCATGGCCCAGGTCGGTGGTCTGATCGTCACCCAGATGCCGGATCTCCCGAAGGGCTTGTTTGTGTTTGCCGGGATCGATGGTGTGCGCTTTCGCCGGCCTGTGGTGCCCGGTGATCAGCTGGTGATCAGCTGTGAACTGCTCAGCCTCAAGCGCCAGCGCTTCGGCAAGGTGAAGGCTGAGGCGAAGGTGGATGGGGAACTGGTCTGCGCCGGAGAGCTGATGTTCTCCTTGGTGGACTGA
- the lpxA gene encoding acyl-ACP--UDP-N-acetylglucosamine O-acyltransferase — MSSLAMETNTGETRIHPTAVVDPRAQIDADVDIGPYAVVGPEVCIGAGSRIGPHVVLDGRVRMGRGNRIFPGACIGAEPQDLKYNGASTEVVIGDDNAIRECVTINRATHDGEQTRIGSGNLLMAYSHLGHNCLLGDRIVIANGVAVAGHVVIGDRAIIGGVLGIHQFVHIGTMAMVGGMSRIDRDVPPYAIVEGHPGRLRGLNRIGIKRSGLAELDGGAQAKQLQQVWAELYRSDAVLADALQQVRQQTLFPPAETLVSFLEASIGPGRRGPLPAGRS, encoded by the coding sequence ATGTCGTCTCTCGCCATGGAAACCAACACCGGCGAAACCAGGATTCATCCCACGGCGGTGGTAGATCCCCGCGCCCAGATCGATGCGGATGTGGACATCGGCCCCTATGCGGTGGTGGGCCCTGAGGTGTGCATCGGTGCCGGCAGTCGCATCGGCCCCCACGTGGTGCTCGATGGGCGGGTGCGGATGGGCCGCGGCAACCGCATCTTTCCCGGGGCCTGCATTGGTGCTGAACCCCAAGACCTCAAGTACAACGGTGCGTCCACCGAGGTGGTGATCGGTGATGACAACGCCATCCGCGAGTGCGTGACCATCAACCGGGCCACCCATGACGGTGAGCAGACCCGGATCGGTAGCGGCAATCTGCTGATGGCCTACAGCCATCTCGGCCACAACTGTCTGTTGGGTGACCGCATCGTGATCGCCAATGGTGTGGCGGTGGCCGGCCATGTGGTGATCGGCGATCGCGCCATCATTGGTGGCGTGCTCGGGATCCACCAGTTCGTGCACATCGGCACGATGGCGATGGTGGGAGGCATGAGCCGCATCGATCGCGATGTGCCGCCCTACGCGATCGTGGAAGGCCACCCTGGCCGTTTGCGGGGGCTCAACCGCATCGGCATCAAACGCAGCGGCTTGGCCGAGCTCGATGGCGGTGCCCAGGCCAAGCAGTTGCAGCAGGTGTGGGCAGAGCTCTACCGCAGCGACGCGGTGCTGGCCGATGCGCTGCAACAGGTGCGTCAGCAGACGCTCTTCCCGCCCGCTGAAACGCTGGTGAGCTTCCTGGAAGCGTCCATTGGTCCCGGTCGCCGCGGTCCGCTGCCTGCTGGCCGTTCATGA
- the lpxB gene encoding lipid-A-disaccharide synthase, whose product MKRLLISTGEVSGDLQGGLLVAALREEAQRRQLPLEIAALGGARMAQAGATLLADTTPMGSIGLWEALPLVLPTLQVQRRLSRWLKRHPPDALVLIDYMGANVRLGLKVKRRFPRVPILYYIAPQEWAFRVGEGGSTRLIGFTDRILAIFPEEARFYAARGAQVTWVGHPLLDTLTDLPSREAARSQLGLEPHERLLLLLPASRKQELRYLLPPLAAAAAELQRRCPGLRVMVPAGQAAFEPVLEAMLAEAGVQATVVPAAQADALRPILCAAADLALNKSGTVNLELALRGVPQVVAYRVSRPTAWVAQHLLHFQVDHISPVNLVLQERLVPELLQDAFNAEAVVREALPLLDDPQARQRVAEGYQRLRLALGEPGVTRRAAAAILDALPPAASA is encoded by the coding sequence ATGAAGCGGCTGCTGATCAGCACCGGTGAAGTCTCCGGTGATCTGCAGGGTGGGCTACTCGTGGCTGCCTTGCGGGAGGAGGCCCAGCGGCGCCAGCTGCCCCTGGAGATTGCCGCCCTCGGTGGGGCGCGCATGGCTCAAGCGGGAGCCACCCTGTTGGCCGACACCACCCCGATGGGCTCCATTGGCCTGTGGGAAGCCCTCCCCTTGGTGCTGCCCACCCTGCAGGTGCAGCGCCGGTTGAGCCGTTGGCTGAAACGCCATCCCCCCGATGCGCTGGTGCTGATCGACTACATGGGTGCCAATGTGCGCCTGGGCCTGAAGGTGAAGCGACGCTTCCCTCGGGTGCCGATTTTGTATTACATCGCCCCTCAGGAGTGGGCTTTCCGCGTGGGGGAGGGCGGCTCGACTCGGCTGATCGGCTTCACCGATCGAATCCTGGCCATCTTTCCCGAGGAGGCGCGCTTCTATGCCGCCCGTGGCGCCCAGGTCACCTGGGTGGGTCACCCACTGCTCGATACCCTGACCGACCTTCCCAGCCGCGAGGCGGCGCGCTCCCAGCTCGGGCTGGAACCCCATGAGCGCCTGCTCCTGCTGTTGCCGGCCTCACGCAAGCAGGAGCTGCGCTACCTGCTGCCACCCCTGGCCGCTGCCGCGGCTGAGCTGCAACGCCGCTGCCCCGGGCTGCGGGTGATGGTGCCGGCGGGGCAGGCAGCCTTTGAGCCCGTGCTCGAGGCCATGCTGGCGGAGGCGGGCGTGCAGGCCACCGTGGTGCCCGCCGCTCAAGCCGATGCGTTGCGCCCCATCCTCTGCGCTGCGGCGGATCTGGCGCTGAATAAGTCGGGCACTGTGAACCTGGAGTTGGCCCTGCGGGGGGTCCCCCAGGTGGTGGCTTATCGCGTCAGCCGGCCCACCGCCTGGGTGGCCCAGCATCTGCTGCATTTCCAGGTTGATCACATCTCGCCGGTGAACCTGGTGCTGCAGGAGCGGCTGGTGCCCGAACTGCTCCAGGATGCATTCAACGCTGAGGCCGTGGTGCGTGAGGCGCTGCCGCTGCTTGATGACCCCCAGGCCCGACAACGGGTCGCCGAGGGCTATCAGCGCTTGCGTTTGGCCCTGGGGGAGCCGGGCGTCACCCGCCGTGCCGCCGCTGCCATCCTGGATGCTCTTCCTCCGGCTGCTTCCGCTTGA
- the msrA gene encoding peptide-methionine (S)-S-oxide reductase MsrA, with product MAGLLLLWPLAPAHAAVEEAVLAGGCFWCLEHDLEKLPGVLSVESGYSGGSLRNPTYRQVSGGGTGHQEVVQVRFDNAKISYPTLLRAYWRNVDALDGGGQFCDRGSSYRPVIFTEGATQKQQAEASRKAAAQELGKPVSAIRVQIKPLSRFWPAEGYHQDYAERNSVKYNYYRWACGRDRRLDQLWGSNARSRSPWVSAP from the coding sequence ATGGCTGGGCTGCTGCTGCTCTGGCCGTTGGCGCCGGCCCACGCAGCTGTGGAGGAGGCGGTGCTGGCTGGGGGCTGTTTCTGGTGCCTTGAGCATGACCTCGAAAAGCTGCCGGGGGTGCTGAGTGTGGAGAGTGGCTACAGCGGTGGCAGCCTTCGTAACCCCACCTATCGCCAGGTGAGTGGCGGTGGCACCGGTCACCAGGAGGTGGTGCAGGTGCGTTTCGATAACGCCAAGATCAGCTACCCCACCCTGCTGCGGGCCTACTGGCGCAATGTGGATGCGCTGGATGGCGGCGGTCAGTTCTGTGATCGCGGCAGTTCCTACCGGCCGGTGATCTTTACCGAGGGAGCAACGCAGAAGCAGCAGGCCGAGGCGAGCCGCAAGGCCGCGGCTCAGGAGCTGGGCAAGCCGGTCTCGGCGATCCGGGTGCAGATCAAGCCCCTCAGCCGTTTCTGGCCGGCGGAGGGCTATCACCAGGATTACGCCGAGCGCAACAGCGTGAAATACAACTACTACCGCTGGGCTTGCGGCCGTGATCGGCGCCTGGATCAGCTCTGGGGATCGAACGCACGCAGCCGCTCCCCATGGGTGTCTGCTCCCTGA